A single region of the Mugil cephalus isolate CIBA_MC_2020 chromosome 4, CIBA_Mcephalus_1.1, whole genome shotgun sequence genome encodes:
- the lhfpl4a gene encoding LHFPL tetraspan subfamily member 4 protein isoform X2, with amino-acid sequence MLPSEEASKIYHDNYMRNSSAIGLLWAIFTVCLSIINVVVFIEPYWIGDSISTPHAGHFGLFNYCVGNGDSNPELLCQGSFSDFGSIPSGAFKAASFFVLMAMVLIVSCIGCFALFFFCNTATVYKTCAWMQLLCAVCLMLGCIIFPNGWDTEVIRDMCGEDTGRYTLGNCSVRWAYILAIIGILDSLILSFLAFVLGNRQRNFLQREVKADHKDFADVSRIEIRDERDPIFVIQRFH; translated from the exons atgcTGCCTTCGGAAGAAGCCTCCAAAATTTACCATGACAACTACATGCGAAACTCCAGCGCCATCGGTCTCCTATGGGCCATATTCACCGTTTGCCTGTCTATTATCAACGTAGTAGTCTTCATCGAGCCTTACTGGATTGGCGACAGCATCAGTACTCCCCATGCCGGCCACTTCGGCTTGTTCAATTACTGCGTGGGAAACGGGGACTCCAACCCGGAGCTCTTGTGCCAGGGCAGCTTCTCCGACTTCGGCTCAATCCCGTCTGGAGCCTTCAAGGCAGCCTCCTTCTTCGTGTTGATGGCCATGGTGCTCATCGTCAGCTGCATCGGCTGCTTtgcactcttcttcttctgcaacacCGCCACGGTCTACAAGACGTGCGCGTGGATGCAGCTGCTATGCG CTGTGTGTCTCATGCTTGGCTGTATAATCTTCCCGAATGGTTGGGACACTGAGGTGATTCGGGACATGTGTGGCGAGGACACAGGAAGGTACACATTGGGCAACTGTTCAGTTCGCTGGGCCTACATCCTAGCTATCATTGGCATCCTTGACTCcctcatcctctccttcctgGCCTTCGTGTTGGGAAACCGGCAGCGCAACTTTTTGCAGAGAGAAGTGAAGGCCGACCATAAAG attTTGCTGATGTGTCAAGG ATTGAAATCCGGGATGAGAGGGACCCAATATTTGTCATCCAGCGGTTCCACTGA
- the lhfpl4a gene encoding LHFPL tetraspan subfamily member 3 protein isoform X1, with amino-acid sequence MLPSEEASKIYHDNYMRNSSAIGLLWAIFTVCLSIINVVVFIEPYWIGDSISTPHAGHFGLFNYCVGNGDSNPELLCQGSFSDFGSIPSGAFKAASFFVLMAMVLIVSCIGCFALFFFCNTATVYKTCAWMQLLCAVCLMLGCIIFPNGWDTEVIRDMCGEDTGRYTLGNCSVRWAYILAIIGILDSLILSFLAFVLGNRQRNFLQREVKADHKDFADVSRVHLRPSLRMDGIEIRDERDPIFVIQRFH; translated from the exons atgcTGCCTTCGGAAGAAGCCTCCAAAATTTACCATGACAACTACATGCGAAACTCCAGCGCCATCGGTCTCCTATGGGCCATATTCACCGTTTGCCTGTCTATTATCAACGTAGTAGTCTTCATCGAGCCTTACTGGATTGGCGACAGCATCAGTACTCCCCATGCCGGCCACTTCGGCTTGTTCAATTACTGCGTGGGAAACGGGGACTCCAACCCGGAGCTCTTGTGCCAGGGCAGCTTCTCCGACTTCGGCTCAATCCCGTCTGGAGCCTTCAAGGCAGCCTCCTTCTTCGTGTTGATGGCCATGGTGCTCATCGTCAGCTGCATCGGCTGCTTtgcactcttcttcttctgcaacacCGCCACGGTCTACAAGACGTGCGCGTGGATGCAGCTGCTATGCG CTGTGTGTCTCATGCTTGGCTGTATAATCTTCCCGAATGGTTGGGACACTGAGGTGATTCGGGACATGTGTGGCGAGGACACAGGAAGGTACACATTGGGCAACTGTTCAGTTCGCTGGGCCTACATCCTAGCTATCATTGGCATCCTTGACTCcctcatcctctccttcctgGCCTTCGTGTTGGGAAACCGGCAGCGCAACTTTTTGCAGAGAGAAGTGAAGGCCGACCATAAAG attTTGCTGATGTGTCAAGG GTCCATCTTCGTCCTTCTCTGCGAATGGATGGA ATTGAAATCCGGGATGAGAGGGACCCAATATTTGTCATCCAGCGGTTCCACTGA
- the lhfpl4a gene encoding LHFPL tetraspan subfamily member 4 protein isoform X3: MLPSEEASKIYHDNYMRNSSAIGLLWAIFTVCLSIINVVVFIEPYWIGDSISTPHAGHFGLFNYCVGNGDSNPELLCQGSFSDFGSIPSGAFKAASFFVLMAMVLIVSCIGCFALFFFCNTATVYKTCAWMQLLCAVCLMLGCIIFPNGWDTEVIRDMCGEDTGRYTLGNCSVRWAYILAIIGILDSLILSFLAFVLGNRQRNFLQREVKADHKD, from the exons atgcTGCCTTCGGAAGAAGCCTCCAAAATTTACCATGACAACTACATGCGAAACTCCAGCGCCATCGGTCTCCTATGGGCCATATTCACCGTTTGCCTGTCTATTATCAACGTAGTAGTCTTCATCGAGCCTTACTGGATTGGCGACAGCATCAGTACTCCCCATGCCGGCCACTTCGGCTTGTTCAATTACTGCGTGGGAAACGGGGACTCCAACCCGGAGCTCTTGTGCCAGGGCAGCTTCTCCGACTTCGGCTCAATCCCGTCTGGAGCCTTCAAGGCAGCCTCCTTCTTCGTGTTGATGGCCATGGTGCTCATCGTCAGCTGCATCGGCTGCTTtgcactcttcttcttctgcaacacCGCCACGGTCTACAAGACGTGCGCGTGGATGCAGCTGCTATGCG CTGTGTGTCTCATGCTTGGCTGTATAATCTTCCCGAATGGTTGGGACACTGAGGTGATTCGGGACATGTGTGGCGAGGACACAGGAAGGTACACATTGGGCAACTGTTCAGTTCGCTGGGCCTACATCCTAGCTATCATTGGCATCCTTGACTCcctcatcctctccttcctgGCCTTCGTGTTGGGAAACCGGCAGCGCAACTTTTTGCAGAGAGAAGTGAAGGCCGACCATAAAG ATTGA